Proteins encoded by one window of Deltaproteobacteria bacterium:
- a CDS encoding prohibitin family protein — MMKQFFEKARWFLCRYRTRFVTSGLVAVVVLVFLWPKIVVSVHPGELGVLYSRFFGGTILDRTYQEGLHVIPPWDILFVYDVRIQEETQSVDVLTLDGLTVTVQVSLRYQILCDRLPVLHQQIGPDYKRKIILPIMTSAVRQTVGNYRPDALYSTARQELQDKMLVEAIEEMGRIPVLIHGFVVKEIILPELLRTSIVDKLIAEQQYLRYHYLLLEAKEEAKRKAIEGQGVRYYQALVNENMTENYLRYEGIQATAKLAASENAKVVVVGSGKDGLPIILNTQDTPRLTDTLNASVSRMQDVQSGPSVPGNASSEGLVRSAGGGLNWDLRESDMVDFIDRIDRILLNPTKDISQKP; from the coding sequence ATGATGAAACAATTTTTTGAAAAGGCACGTTGGTTCTTATGTCGGTACAGGACACGTTTCGTGACGAGCGGCCTCGTTGCGGTGGTGGTCTTGGTGTTTCTGTGGCCAAAAATCGTTGTTTCCGTGCATCCTGGCGAATTGGGCGTCCTGTATTCCCGGTTTTTCGGAGGCACGATTTTGGACAGAACGTACCAGGAAGGACTGCATGTCATCCCGCCCTGGGATATCCTTTTCGTTTACGATGTCCGCATCCAGGAAGAAACCCAGTCTGTCGACGTGTTGACCCTGGACGGTCTGACGGTGACGGTCCAGGTATCGCTGCGGTATCAGATTTTATGCGACAGGCTGCCCGTCTTGCACCAGCAGATCGGCCCGGATTACAAGAGGAAAATCATCCTGCCGATCATGACTTCCGCGGTGCGCCAAACCGTTGGCAATTATCGGCCCGATGCGTTGTATTCCACGGCGCGGCAAGAATTGCAGGACAAAATGCTCGTTGAAGCCATTGAGGAGATGGGACGCATCCCTGTCCTTATTCATGGATTTGTCGTCAAGGAGATCATCCTGCCCGAATTGCTCAGGACATCCATTGTGGACAAGCTGATCGCCGAGCAACAGTATCTACGCTATCATTATCTCCTACTTGAAGCCAAGGAAGAGGCCAAGCGAAAGGCTATTGAAGGCCAGGGGGTCCGATATTACCAGGCTCTCGTGAATGAAAACATGACGGAGAATTATCTGCGCTACGAGGGCATCCAGGCCACGGCCAAGCTCGCGGCCTCGGAAAATGCCAAGGTTGTTGTCGTGGGTAGCGGAAAAGATGGCTTGCCTATCATTTTGAACACTCAGGACACGCCCAGGCTGACGGATACGCTCAACGCCAGCGTATCGCGGATGCAAGATGTTCAGAGCGGTCCAAGCGTCCCCGGCAACGCGTCGAGCGAAGGACTCGTGCGTTCTGCGGGCGGAGGTCTTAATTGGGATTTGCGTGAGTCCGATATGGTGGATTTTATAGATCGGATTGACAGGATTTTACTTAATCCAACAAAAGATATTTCGCAAAAACCCTAG